The stretch of DNA CCCGCAAGCGGAAAAAGCACAATATGCCTGATGACTGCAATAGAACAACTCAAAGCCGGAAAAAAAGTCATATACATCGATACCGAAGGATTTTCAGTTGAAAGATTCAGGCAGATTGCAGGCGAAGATAACCAAACTCTTGCAGAAGATCTTATAATCTTCGAACCGGTCGATTTCGACCTGCAGGGACTAATGATCGGGGAATGCGACAAATTACTGAAGACTGAAACCGATATCGGCCTGATAGTACTTGATTCGGCTACTGCGTTATACAGGGTTGAGGGAGGGCGATCCGGCGAGAGCCAGAGAAAACTGGGCAGCCAGATGATCAGGCTGCTCGGCTTTGCACGCAGGTACGACATTCCCGTCCTTGTATCAAATCAGGTGTTTATGGATATTGACCAGAATGCAGTCTCCGGCCTGGGGGGAACATCTCTGAGGCATATCTCAAAGGTAATAATAAGACTTGAAAAAAAGAACGGATCAAGGACAGCTTTTCTTGAAAAGCACAGGTCTAAAAAAGAAGGAGATTTTCTGGATTTTATTATTGAAGAAAAGGGAATCAGGCCCATATCCGGCCTGTAAAAACAGTCGCCGCCGGACCTTCCATAAAGGCAACATCCTCTTCCAGGTATATTACAAGAGGCCCGCCGACAGTATTCACCTTTACCCTGCTGCCGGTTTTTCCTAATTTATATGCTACGGCTGCACTTGCAGTCGAGCCTGTACCGCAGCTCAATGTCTCCGATTCAACGCCTCTTTCATATGTGCGGATCGATATCTCGTCCTTCCCTGTTATCTCCACGAAATTGACATTCGCACCATTGGGGAACGATTCATGATACCTGATTGAAGGAGCAATCTCTTCGATCGACAGTTTTTCAACCGAATCAACGAAGATGACTGCATGGGGGACACCGGTATTCACCGCATAAACATCATAGCCGTTGATCTTCCTGAGATATTCTCCCCCTCCCTTCGCCGGGATTTCGCTGCACTCATAGAGCACCTTTCCCATATCTATCTTCGCGATGAATTCATTATTCTCGTTATAGCCGAGTTCCACGGGCAGGTTTCCCGCAAGAGTTTCGACTACGCAGGTTTCCGTAATGTAATCGTTGTCATACGCGTACTTTACCAGACAGCGGATACCGTTTCCGCACATCTCGGCCTCGCTCTTGTCAGGCTGCATTATCCTCATCCTGATATTCGCCTTATCCGACTTCGAGAGAAACAGGACGCCGTCGGCGCCGATCCCAAACCGCCTGTCACAATAAAGAGCTGCAAACTCGGCCTTCATAGGATCGGGAATTACCTCCCCGTCAGTCTCGTCGATTAGAATGAAATCGTTCCCATTTCCCTGGATCTTGACGAATGGGATTACAAAGGCTTCTGATTCGTTATCTTCAGTATTATCCGGCATAAACGACCCTGTTAAAATTACTTCATATCATATGACATAAAGCTGTTATTAACTTTTTTAGGGCCTCTGATAAAAATAGATATTGGAGATTACTCCCTTAGAACAACATTACTTTTTGCTGACTTCGCGCCGAAGAATTTCTTCGCGTACTCTACGACGTCTTCGGGATTATATTCCTTGCAGCTGAAGACATCGATATATGCAGCATTCGTCGAATTTGCGAAATGACCTGATATCAGCGATGTTTCGATCAGCTGTGTCATCGAATAACCTGCAACCTTGTCATTCGGACCGAAGTGCACAACTTCAGTCTCACCGAATCTCTTCATATCGATAAGATCGCAAAGTTCGACAACGAACTGCTTTATTTTTCCTGCGTCCCTTATTGTATCCGGGTTGCATCCGTACAGGTCTACGTTTGTGGCGAGACCCCAAGCATTCTCCTCGGAGAATGCATCCCTTGCTTTCTGAGCTTCAACATTCTTAACCATCCGGTTTTTCATCCCTCCGAACAGCACTAATTAGCCAAATATTTAAACTGCGTATAAACGGATAAACCTT from Methanolacinia petrolearia DSM 11571 encodes:
- the radB gene encoding DNA repair and recombination protein RadB; the protein is MQEDKINTGSPEFDDLIGGGLEKKMITQVYGEPASGKSTICLMTAIEQLKAGKKVIYIDTEGFSVERFRQIAGEDNQTLAEDLIIFEPVDFDLQGLMIGECDKLLKTETDIGLIVLDSATALYRVEGGRSGESQRKLGSQMIRLLGFARRYDIPVLVSNQVFMDIDQNAVSGLGGTSLRHISKVIIRLEKKNGSRTAFLEKHRSKKEGDFLDFIIEEKGIRPISGL
- the dapF gene encoding diaminopimelate epimerase, whose protein sequence is MPDNTEDNESEAFVIPFVKIQGNGNDFILIDETDGEVIPDPMKAEFAALYCDRRFGIGADGVLFLSKSDKANIRMRIMQPDKSEAEMCGNGIRCLVKYAYDNDYITETCVVETLAGNLPVELGYNENNEFIAKIDMGKVLYECSEIPAKGGGEYLRKINGYDVYAVNTGVPHAVIFVDSVEKLSIEEIAPSIRYHESFPNGANVNFVEITGKDEISIRTYERGVESETLSCGTGSTASAAVAYKLGKTGSRVKVNTVGGPLVIYLEEDVAFMEGPAATVFTGRIWA
- the speD gene encoding S-adenosylmethionine decarboxylase, which produces MVKNVEAQKARDAFSEENAWGLATNVDLYGCNPDTIRDAGKIKQFVVELCDLIDMKRFGETEVVHFGPNDKVAGYSMTQLIETSLISGHFANSTNAAYIDVFSCKEYNPEDVVEYAKKFFGAKSAKSNVVLRE